In Rhodococcus rhodochrous, a single genomic region encodes these proteins:
- the gyrB gene encoding DNA topoisomerase (ATP-hydrolyzing) subunit B, with the protein MAAQKSNNNKSEYGASSITVLEGLEAVRKRPGMYIGSTGERGLHHLIWEVVDNSVDEAMAGYASKVEVTLLADGGVQVVDDGRGIPVGMHASGVPTVEVVLTQLHAGGKFDSDAYAVSGGLHGVGISVVNALSTTLEVEIDNDGYHWEQTYTASKPGELIRGEATKRTGTTVRFWPDPEIFETTTFNFETVARRLQEMAFLNKGLTITLTDERVAPEEVTDEDVPETAEAPKTAEDQAVEAAEPEVHKVKVRTYHYPGGLEDYVRHINRTKTPIHNSVVGFTAKGTGHELEVAMQWNSGYSESVHTFANTINTHEGGTHEEGFRAALTTVVNRYAKDKKLLKEKDPNLTGDDIREGLAAIISVKVGEPQFEGQTKTKLGNTEVKSFVQKACNEHISHWFEANPADAKTIVTKAVSSAHARVAARKARELVRRKSATDIGGLPGKLADCRSKDPSKCEIYIVEGDSAGGSAKSGRDSMYQAILPLRGKIINVEKARIDKVLKNAEVQSIITAFGTGIHEEFDISKLRYHKIVLMADADVDGQHIATLLLTLLFRFMRPLVEEGHVFLAQPPLYKLKWQRSEPEFAYSDRERDVLLEAGLKAGKKINKDDGIQRYKGLGEMNAKELWETTMDPSVRVLRQVTLDDAAAADELFSVLMGEDVAARRSFITRNAKDVRFLDV; encoded by the coding sequence GTGGCTGCCCAGAAGTCGAACAACAACAAGAGTGAGTACGGTGCGTCGTCCATCACCGTCCTCGAGGGTCTCGAGGCGGTGCGCAAGCGCCCCGGTATGTACATCGGTTCCACCGGAGAGCGTGGCCTGCACCACCTGATCTGGGAGGTCGTCGACAACTCCGTCGACGAGGCCATGGCCGGATACGCATCGAAGGTGGAGGTCACCCTCCTCGCCGACGGCGGCGTCCAGGTCGTCGACGACGGTCGCGGTATCCCCGTCGGTATGCACGCCTCCGGCGTCCCCACTGTCGAGGTCGTCCTCACCCAGCTCCACGCCGGCGGCAAGTTCGACTCCGATGCCTACGCCGTCTCCGGCGGTCTGCACGGTGTCGGTATCTCCGTGGTGAACGCCCTGTCCACGACCCTCGAGGTCGAGATCGACAACGACGGCTACCACTGGGAGCAGACGTACACCGCCTCGAAGCCGGGCGAGCTCATCCGCGGCGAGGCCACCAAGCGCACCGGTACCACCGTCCGTTTCTGGCCGGACCCGGAGATCTTCGAGACCACGACGTTCAACTTCGAGACCGTCGCGCGTCGCCTGCAGGAGATGGCGTTCCTCAACAAGGGACTGACCATCACCCTCACCGACGAGCGTGTCGCGCCCGAAGAGGTCACCGACGAGGACGTCCCGGAGACCGCCGAGGCACCGAAGACCGCCGAGGACCAGGCCGTCGAGGCCGCCGAGCCCGAGGTGCACAAGGTCAAGGTCCGCACCTACCACTACCCGGGTGGTCTCGAGGACTACGTGCGCCACATCAACCGCACGAAGACGCCGATCCACAACTCGGTCGTCGGGTTCACCGCCAAGGGCACCGGTCACGAACTCGAGGTCGCGATGCAGTGGAACTCGGGTTACTCCGAATCCGTCCACACCTTCGCCAACACCATCAACACCCACGAGGGCGGCACGCACGAGGAAGGCTTCCGTGCGGCGCTGACCACGGTCGTCAACCGTTACGCGAAGGACAAGAAGCTCCTCAAGGAGAAGGATCCGAACCTCACGGGCGACGACATCCGCGAGGGTCTCGCGGCCATCATCTCCGTCAAGGTCGGTGAGCCGCAGTTCGAGGGCCAGACGAAGACCAAGCTCGGCAACACCGAGGTGAAGTCCTTCGTGCAGAAGGCGTGCAACGAGCACATCTCGCACTGGTTCGAGGCCAACCCGGCCGATGCGAAGACGATCGTCACCAAGGCCGTGTCGTCGGCGCACGCCCGCGTCGCCGCCCGTAAGGCGCGCGAGCTCGTCCGCCGCAAGAGCGCGACCGACATCGGTGGTCTGCCAGGCAAGCTCGCCGACTGCCGGTCGAAGGACCCGAGCAAGTGCGAGATCTACATCGTGGAGGGCGACTCCGCAGGTGGCTCCGCCAAGTCGGGTCGCGACTCGATGTACCAAGCGATCCTTCCGTTGCGCGGCAAGATCATCAACGTCGAGAAGGCCCGCATCGACAAGGTCCTCAAGAACGCCGAGGTCCAGTCGATCATCACGGCGTTCGGTACCGGCATCCACGAGGAATTCGACATCTCGAAGCTGCGGTACCACAAGATCGTCCTGATGGCCGACGCCGACGTCGACGGTCAGCACATCGCGACGCTGCTGCTCACACTGCTCTTCCGCTTCATGCGGCCGCTGGTCGAGGAAGGCCACGTCTTCCTGGCGCAGCCGCCGCTGTACAAGCTCAAGTGGCAGCGCAGCGAGCCGGAGTTCGCGTACTCCGACCGCGAGCGCGATGTCCTGCTCGAGGCGGGTCTGAAGGCCGGCAAGAAGATCAACAAGGACGACGGCATCCAGCGCTACAAGGGCCTCGGTGAGATGAACGCCAAGGAGTTGTGGGAGACCACCATGGATCCGAGCGTCCGCGTCCTGCGTCAGGTGACCCTTGACGACGCCGCTGCGGCCGACGAGCTGTTCAGCGTCCTCATGGGTGAGGACGTCGCGGCGCGACGCAGCTTCATCACGCGCAATGCGAAGGATGTCCGCTTCCTCGACGTCTGA